A window of Mucilaginibacter robiniae genomic DNA:
GAAGAAGTTAATTTTATTTTTTGGTCCTTTTTTGCTGTTCTCTGCCGCATTTGCCCAACATCACATGATAGCTATGGGTACTAATAAACAGAACAAGCATTTGCCGCTTTACACCAAGATCGGCAAGCGGGAGATTTATCACCTGTACATCAATGATACCGCGGTAAATTACACGGGTAAGCAGGCGGCAGGGATGGCCATCAACGGCAGCATTCCGGCGCCAACACTGGAATTTACGGAGGGCGACACCGCAGAGATATATGTTCATAACGAAATGATGATGGAAACGTCCATCCACTGGCACGGGCTGATCCTTCCAAACCGGTATGACGGTGTTTCCTATTTAACCACATCGCCTATAGCAGCAGGACAAACGCACTTGTTCAAATTTCCGCTGGTACAGCATGGCACCTATTGGTATCATTCCCATACGATGACGCAGGAACAAAGCGGCTTGTATGGCGCCTTTATCATCCATGAGCGCCAAACTGCCCCTGTGAAGGAATATACCTTGCTGCTAAGCGACTGGACTGACGAAAACCCCGAGCAGGTGCAACGGCGGCTGCATAACGCCTCCGACTGGTATGCCATCCGAAAAGGCAGTACCCAGAATTATTTGCAGGCCATTCAAACCGGTCATTTGAAAACAAAGCTGACCAACGAATGGAAAAGAATGACGGCTATGGACGTCAGTGACGTTTACTATGACCGCTTCTTCAGCAATGGTAAAGCAGAAAATGCAGCACCGCAGTTCAGGGCGGGCGACCAGGTCAGGCTGCGCGTTGTCAACGGCAGTTCCTCTACCTATTTCTGGCTGGCTTGGGCTGGCGGCAAAATCAAAGTTGTGGCCAATGATGGTGAAGATGTGCAGCCGGTGGAGGCCGACCGTATGATCGTTGGGGTGGCGGAAACTTACGACGTGATGGTTACTATTCCCGCTGACGGTAGTTACGAATTCCTCGCCACGCCTGAAGACCGGACAAAATTTACATCACTTTGGTTAGGTGAAGGCACAAGGCATCCTGCAAAGAAGCTACCGAAGCTGACCTATTTCGACGGCATGAAAATGATGAATGATATGATGGACATGCATGGTAATATGAAAGAAATGGCTGGTATGAAAATGACGAATCAGGTCATGGACATGAACACCGTCATGTATCAGGAGCTGGACGAAGGAGAACCGCCTGTCACGCTGAACTACGGCATGCTCAAAGCGGTTCACCCGACAACGCTGCCTGCTGGTCCAACTAAACTCCTCAATTTTGAACTGACCGGAAATATGAACCGCTATGTGTGGTCAATCAACAACAAAACAGTCTCTGAAACAGATAAAATACTGATCAAACAAGGCGAGAACGTCCGTATCATTCTTTACAATAACACGATGATGCGTCACCCGATGCACCTGCACGGGCACTTCTTTCGGGTGCTGAACGGACAGGGTGAGTACTCGCCTTTAAAAAACACGCTGGACATTATGCCGATGGAACGCGATACGATCGAGTTTCGGGCAACAGAAAGCGGGGACTGGTTTTTCCATTGCCATATTCTTTACCACATGATGAGCGGTATGGGACGCATATTCAGCTACGAAAATTCCCCGGCTAACCCGGAAGTTCCCGATCCCGCGGCTGGGTTTAAAAAGGTAGCTGCGGACGACCGTAAGTTCTACGCATCTGCAAAATTAGGCCTCGAAACCAACGGTAGTGACGGCAACGCGGCGTTAGCCAATACCCGCTGGAAGTTTTCTACGATGTGGCACCTGGGCATCAAGGATACGAAAGGTTATGAAAGCGAAACGATGTTCGGGCGTTACTTTGGCCGGATGCAGTGGCTCTATGCTTATGCCGGCTTTGATTACCACTATAAAAAGACGGACGAGCAGGAAAAAAATCTGTTCGGGCAAATCAGCAATAAGAATAACCGCCATACCGTAGTGGCGGGTTTAGCTTATACATTGCCCATGCTGTTTGTTGCCGACGCGCGGATTGATGGCAATGGGAAATTGCGGTTTCAGTTAGGTCGCGATGATATTGCTTTAACGAGCCGACTGAGGTTCTCCAT
This region includes:
- a CDS encoding multicopper oxidase domain-containing protein, whose amino-acid sequence is MKKLILFFGPFLLFSAAFAQHHMIAMGTNKQNKHLPLYTKIGKREIYHLYINDTAVNYTGKQAAGMAINGSIPAPTLEFTEGDTAEIYVHNEMMMETSIHWHGLILPNRYDGVSYLTTSPIAAGQTHLFKFPLVQHGTYWYHSHTMTQEQSGLYGAFIIHERQTAPVKEYTLLLSDWTDENPEQVQRRLHNASDWYAIRKGSTQNYLQAIQTGHLKTKLTNEWKRMTAMDVSDVYYDRFFSNGKAENAAPQFRAGDQVRLRVVNGSSSTYFWLAWAGGKIKVVANDGEDVQPVEADRMIVGVAETYDVMVTIPADGSYEFLATPEDRTKFTSLWLGEGTRHPAKKLPKLTYFDGMKMMNDMMDMHGNMKEMAGMKMTNQVMDMNTVMYQELDEGEPPVTLNYGMLKAVHPTTLPAGPTKLLNFELTGNMNRYVWSINNKTVSETDKILIKQGENVRIILYNNTMMRHPMHLHGHFFRVLNGQGEYSPLKNTLDIMPMERDTIEFRATESGDWFFHCHILYHMMSGMGRIFSYENSPANPEVPDPAAGFKKVAADDRKFYASAKLGLETNGSDGNAALANTRWKFSTMWHLGIKDTKGYESETMFGRYFGRMQWLYAYAGFDYHYKKTDEQEKNLFGQISNKNNRHTVVAGLAYTLPMLFVADARIDGNGKLRFQLGRDDIALTSRLRFSIVGNTDKEYSAGLRYIVNKNFSLSSHYDSDMGLGAGLTLTY